A window from Drosophila kikkawai strain 14028-0561.14 chromosome 2L, DkikHiC1v2, whole genome shotgun sequence encodes these proteins:
- the Bhmt gene encoding uncharacterized protein Bhmt: MVPNEWSDKQILVKCGGFSSQLAKNVTEEVDGDPLWGSRFDATNPVAVVRTHLDFLRSGADIILTNTYQSSVEGFTKYLGLTETEGIQMMQTSVALANEAKQQYLRETGGEGSAIFPLVLGSIGPYGACLHDGSEYSGNYADRVTKEELKEWHKTRILSCLSAGVYGLALETLPCQLEAEAVTEFVTELSEKTTFWVSFQCKDKSHLASGESFATAALSIWHLVKSRKAEDRFLGIGVNCVNPQFVTPLLTSFIKATGQNDRPPLVVYSNRGEIYDAQLGEWTGTGEQVAKFVPEWLNLGVRIVGGCCRVYPADVLEIRKCVDSYKLDP; the protein is encoded by the exons ATGGTGCCTAACGAATGGTCTGACAAACAGATCCTAGTCAAGTGCGGCGGCTTCTCTTCCCAACTGGCCAAAAATGTCACCGAGGAGGTGGACGGCGATCCGCTGTGGGGCTCTCGCTTCGATGCCACCAACCCGGTGGCTGTGGTCCGCACGCATCTGGATTTCCTGCGCAGCGGCGCCGACATCATACTGACCAACACCTATCAGTCCAGCGTGGAGGGATTCACCAAGTACCTGGGACTCACAGAGACCGAGGGCATCCAGATGATGCAGACCAGTGTGGCCCTGGCCAACGAGGCCAAGCAGCAATACCTTAGAGAGACGGGAGGAGAGGGATCAGCAATATTCCCCTTGGTTTTGGGTTCCATTGGACCCTATGGCGCCTGCCTGCACGATGGCTCCGAGTATTCGGGTAACTATGCCGATCGAGTGACCAAGGAAGAGCTAAAGGAGTGGCACAAAACCAGGATTTTGTCGTGTCTTTCGGCTGGCGTTTATGGTTTGGCTTTGGAGACGTTGCCTTGCCAACTGGAGGCCGAGGCAGTGACGGAATTTGTGACAGAGCTCAGTGAGAAGACCACTTTTTGGGTGTCCTTTCAGTGTAAG GACAAATCTCACCTGGCCAGTGGTGAATCCTTTGCCACAGCAGCCCTCTCCATCTGGCATTTGGTCAAGAGCCGGAAGGCCGAGGATCGGTTCCTGGGCATCGGCGTAAACTGTGTGAATCCACAGTTTGTTACCCCGCTGCTGACATCCTTCATTAAGGCCACTGGCCAGAATGATCGTCCTCCTTTGGTGGTCTACAGCAATCGCGGCGAGATCTACGATGCCCAGCTGGGCGAGTGGACGGGCACCGGTGAGCAGGTGGCCAAGTTTGTACCCGAATGGCTGAACCTGGGCGTTCGCATCGTCGGCGGCTGTTGCCGGGTCTATCCGGCGGACGTGCTGGAGATCCGCAAGTGCGTCGATAGCTACAAACTAGACCCGTAA